A region from the Streptosporangium sp. NBC_01756 genome encodes:
- a CDS encoding RNA polymerase sigma factor yields MSDVGEAITRAHHEEWARVVAALTRRFGDLDIAEEAAAEAFAAAVERWPADGIPPNPGAWLTTTANRKAIDRIRRENKRDDKHREAQMVYHDDPPEPVGAVDDDRLRLIFICCHPALAMQTRVALTLRMVGGLTVPEIARAYLVAETAMERRITRAKAKIKAARIPYRMPSADDLPARVSGVLAVLFLVFNEGYLASGPDTDPVRHELTAEAIRLTRLIRALLPQDGEVAGLLALMLLIEARRPARVSAGGELVALDEQDRGAWDAELIAEGHRLVRERLAAAAAGVAPGRYQILAAINAVHTSARDIRDTDWSQVLALYDQLVRLDPSPIIALNRAIAVAELDGPEVALAIVDRLAEALAGYHAYHAARADLLRRLGHSRQSRAAYDRAVDLAGNTGETAYLTRRRDQLR; encoded by the coding sequence GTGAGCGACGTCGGGGAGGCGATCACCCGGGCCCACCATGAGGAGTGGGCGCGGGTGGTCGCCGCCCTGACCAGGCGTTTCGGTGACCTCGACATCGCCGAGGAGGCGGCGGCCGAGGCGTTCGCGGCCGCCGTGGAGCGGTGGCCGGCCGACGGTATACCGCCCAATCCCGGCGCCTGGCTGACCACAACCGCCAACCGCAAGGCCATCGACCGGATCCGGCGTGAGAACAAGCGCGATGACAAGCACAGGGAGGCTCAGATGGTGTACCACGACGACCCGCCCGAGCCTGTCGGCGCCGTCGACGACGACCGACTCCGGTTGATCTTCATCTGCTGTCACCCGGCGCTGGCGATGCAGACCCGCGTAGCGCTGACGCTGCGCATGGTCGGCGGTCTGACCGTGCCCGAGATCGCCCGCGCCTACCTGGTGGCCGAGACCGCCATGGAGCGGCGCATCACCCGCGCGAAAGCCAAGATCAAGGCGGCCCGCATCCCCTATCGGATGCCGTCCGCCGACGATCTGCCGGCTCGTGTCTCCGGCGTCCTGGCCGTCTTGTTCCTCGTCTTCAACGAGGGCTACCTGGCCAGCGGCCCCGACACCGATCCCGTACGACACGAGCTGACTGCCGAGGCGATCCGGCTCACCCGCCTGATCCGCGCGCTCCTGCCGCAGGACGGAGAAGTGGCCGGGCTGCTGGCGCTGATGCTGCTCATCGAGGCCCGCCGCCCCGCCCGGGTCTCGGCCGGCGGCGAACTGGTCGCCCTCGACGAGCAGGATCGCGGGGCCTGGGACGCCGAGCTGATCGCCGAAGGTCACCGGCTGGTGCGTGAGCGCCTGGCCGCTGCCGCTGCCGGGGTGGCTCCGGGTCGCTATCAGATTCTCGCGGCGATCAACGCGGTGCACACCTCCGCCCGCGACATCCGCGACACCGACTGGTCGCAGGTCCTCGCCCTCTACGACCAGCTCGTCCGCCTCGACCCCTCGCCGATCATCGCCCTCAACCGGGCCATCGCCGTGGCCGAGCTCGACGGGCCGGAGGTGGCACTGGCCATCGTTGACCGTCTTGCCGAGGCGTTGGCCGGCTATCACGCCTACCACGCCGCCCGCGCCGACCTGCTGCGCCGGCTGGGCCACAGCCGGCAGTCACGCGCGGCCTACGACCGGGCCGTCGACCTGGCGGGCAACACCGGCGAGACCGCCTACCTGACCCGCCGCCGTGACCAACTGCGGTAG
- a CDS encoding YciI family protein, with translation MRYLVSVIDDQINPGSTDRRPAISAFNERLIAEGYWVFSGGLADTDAATVIDNRGEQAVFSDGPFVESKEYLAGVWVWEAPDLDVALKLAAEASKVCDRKIEVRPFL, from the coding sequence ATGCGGTACCTGGTTTCCGTGATCGATGACCAGATCAATCCTGGCAGCACGGACAGGCGGCCTGCCATCAGCGCGTTCAACGAACGGCTGATCGCCGAGGGCTACTGGGTCTTCTCGGGCGGACTGGCGGACACCGACGCGGCCACGGTCATCGACAACCGGGGCGAGCAGGCGGTGTTCAGCGACGGGCCTTTCGTGGAGTCGAAGGAGTACCTCGCCGGCGTCTGGGTGTGGGAGGCCCCCGATCTGGATGTGGCGCTCAAGCTCGCCGCCGAGGCGTCGAAGGTCTGCGACCGGAAGATCGAGGTGCGGCCGTTCCTGTGA
- a CDS encoding MmcQ/YjbR family DNA-binding protein — MAVVDDVRALGIELERSYHAYVRGRLKFRVGQIVYAAFSVDESVMGFAFPKEERAALVAGDSRKFQMPAASELRFNWVHADLASLEPAEAREFVVDAWRMVVPNKLSRAYDLAHPDGPG; from the coding sequence ACGACGTTCGAGCGCTGGGCATAGAGTTGGAGCGCTCCTATCATGCGTACGTGCGTGGGCGGTTGAAGTTCCGCGTCGGTCAGATTGTCTACGCGGCGTTCTCCGTTGACGAGAGCGTGATGGGTTTCGCCTTCCCGAAGGAGGAGCGGGCGGCGCTCGTCGCGGGGGATTCACGCAAATTCCAGATGCCCGCGGCGTCGGAGCTGCGCTTCAACTGGGTCCACGCAGATCTTGCGTCACTGGAACCCGCCGAGGCCCGCGAGTTCGTCGTCGACGCTTGGCGCATGGTCGTGCCCAACAAGCTCTCGCGCGCCTACGATCTCGCGCATCCCGACGGCCCGGGCTGA